A section of the Bradyrhizobium oligotrophicum S58 genome encodes:
- a CDS encoding CheR family methyltransferase codes for MTPLDYEFLRKVLKDRSGLDLSADKQYLVESRLLPLARRTNLSGIPELVQKMRSGGEQLTGQVVEAMTTNETFFFRDKIPFDHLRDGILPALIQSRANRRTLRIWSAACSTGQEPYSIAMCLREYGPALAGWRIEIVATDLSQEVLEKSKAGLYSQFEVQRGLPIQLLVKYFNQLGELWQLSADIRGMVQHRQLNLLQDFSHLGKFDVIFCRNVLIYFDQETKASIFERLAKVMEPDGTLLLGAAESVVGITDAFKPNQERRGLYQINPVRSPRGGAALLPGLKVVAAR; via the coding sequence GTGACCCCTCTGGACTATGAGTTCCTGCGTAAGGTCCTGAAGGATCGTTCCGGTCTCGACCTGTCGGCGGACAAGCAATATCTGGTGGAGAGTCGGCTGCTGCCGCTGGCGCGCAGGACCAACCTGTCGGGCATCCCCGAACTGGTCCAGAAGATGAGGAGCGGCGGCGAGCAGCTCACGGGACAGGTGGTCGAAGCCATGACCACCAACGAGACGTTCTTCTTCCGCGACAAGATTCCATTCGATCATCTGCGCGATGGCATCCTGCCGGCGCTGATCCAGTCGCGGGCAAACCGCCGCACCCTGCGCATCTGGTCAGCCGCCTGCTCGACAGGCCAGGAGCCCTATTCGATCGCGATGTGCCTGCGTGAATATGGCCCGGCTCTGGCTGGCTGGCGGATCGAGATCGTCGCGACCGATCTCTCCCAGGAGGTGCTGGAGAAGTCGAAGGCCGGGCTCTACAGCCAGTTCGAGGTCCAGCGCGGGCTGCCGATCCAGCTGCTCGTCAAGTATTTCAACCAGCTCGGTGAGCTCTGGCAGCTCAGCGCCGACATCCGCGGCATGGTCCAGCATCGCCAGCTCAACCTGCTGCAGGACTTCTCGCATCTCGGCAAGTTCGACGTGATCTTCTGCCGCAACGTGCTGATCTATTTCGATCAGGAGACCAAGGCGTCGATCTTCGAGCGTCTTGCCAAGGTGATGGAGCCGGATGGGACCTTGCTGCTGGGGGCGGCGGAGTCGGTCGTCGGCATCACCGATGCCTTCAAGCCCAACCAGGAGCGGCGGGGTCTGTACCAGATCAATCCGGTCCGCAGCCCGCGCGGCGGCGCCGCGCTGCTTCCTGGCCTGAAGGTGGTCGCGGCGCGCTGA
- the kaiC gene encoding circadian clock protein KaiC gives MKTSVRPRIVTRDLPVIAKSPTGIDGLDEVTFGGLPQGRPTLLCGAAGCGKTLFAMTFLYNGAVAYDEPGVFIAFEEQPEDLIKNVGSLSYDIERLIEQKKIVVDHIHLDRNEIEEAGDYDLDGLFIRIGFAIDAIGAKRVVIDTIETLFGGLDNQAVLRSELRRLFEWLKSKGVTAIITGERGDGTLTRYGLEEYVADCVILLDNRVHDQLSTRRLRVVKYRGTAHGTNEYPFIIDQEGITVMPITSSGLSHDAWTERVSTGIADLDEMLEGNGYYKGSSILISGMAGAGKSTVSAHFANSICSSGQRCIYFAMEESPQQIVRNMKSVGLDLQQWVDRGLLRFSARRPNLYGLETHLAAMHREVKEFDPAAVVVDPISALMGAGVAGDVHSMTLRLIDFLKARGVTALFTNLGAGNADTATTEMHISSLTDTWLLLYNRESNGEHNRQLYLLKSRGMAHSNQVREFLMSANGISLREVYVGPDGVLTGSARVAQEARDRVDGLLRTQDMERRTRENERRRRDLAAQIEALKAQLANEESEMDLVNLEGAAREDQRTAARNAQVESRSVRHGPSSTVNPSGSSK, from the coding sequence ATGAAAACGAGCGTGCGTCCTCGGATAGTGACGCGGGATCTGCCTGTCATCGCGAAATCCCCGACCGGGATCGACGGTCTCGACGAGGTCACCTTCGGCGGCCTGCCGCAGGGGCGGCCGACGCTGCTGTGCGGCGCCGCCGGCTGCGGCAAGACCCTGTTCGCCATGACATTTCTCTACAACGGCGCGGTTGCCTATGACGAGCCGGGCGTGTTCATCGCGTTCGAGGAGCAGCCCGAGGACCTGATCAAGAATGTCGGGTCGCTCAGCTACGACATCGAGAGGCTGATCGAGCAGAAGAAGATCGTCGTCGACCACATCCATCTCGATCGCAACGAGATCGAGGAGGCCGGCGACTACGATCTCGACGGACTGTTCATCCGCATCGGCTTTGCAATCGACGCGATCGGCGCCAAGCGCGTCGTGATCGATACGATCGAGACGCTGTTTGGCGGTCTCGACAACCAGGCCGTGCTGCGCTCCGAGCTGCGCCGCCTGTTCGAATGGCTGAAGAGCAAGGGCGTCACGGCGATCATCACCGGCGAGCGCGGCGACGGCACGCTGACCCGCTACGGCCTCGAAGAATACGTCGCCGACTGCGTCATCCTGCTCGACAATCGCGTCCACGACCAGCTGTCGACGCGGCGGCTGCGCGTCGTGAAGTATCGCGGCACCGCGCACGGCACCAACGAATATCCCTTCATCATCGACCAGGAAGGCATCACCGTGATGCCGATCACCTCGTCGGGTCTGTCGCATGACGCGTGGACGGAGCGGGTGTCGACCGGCATTGCCGATCTCGACGAGATGCTGGAGGGCAACGGCTACTACAAAGGGTCGAGCATTCTGATCTCCGGCATGGCCGGGGCGGGCAAATCGACGGTGTCGGCGCATTTTGCCAACTCGATCTGCAGTTCGGGGCAGCGCTGCATCTATTTCGCGATGGAAGAGTCGCCGCAGCAGATCGTACGCAACATGAAGTCGGTCGGTCTGGATTTGCAGCAATGGGTCGATCGCGGCCTGCTGCGGTTCTCGGCGCGGCGACCCAATCTGTACGGGCTGGAGACGCATCTCGCTGCGATGCATCGCGAGGTCAAGGAATTCGACCCCGCTGCGGTCGTGGTCGACCCGATCTCGGCGCTGATGGGCGCAGGGGTTGCCGGCGACGTGCATTCGATGACGCTGCGCCTCATCGATTTCCTGAAGGCGCGCGGCGTGACGGCGCTGTTCACCAATCTCGGCGCCGGCAATGCCGATACGGCCACCACCGAGATGCATATCTCCTCGCTCACCGACACCTGGCTGCTGCTCTACAATCGCGAGAGCAATGGCGAACATAATCGCCAGCTCTATCTGTTGAAGTCGCGCGGCATGGCGCATTCCAACCAGGTGCGTGAGTTCCTCATGAGCGCCAACGGGATCTCGCTGCGCGAGGTCTATGTCGGTCCGGACGGCGTGCTCACGGGATCGGCGCGGGTGGCGCAAGAGGCGAGAGATCGGGTCGATGGCCTGCTTCGTACCCAGGACATGGAGCGGCGCACGCGCGAGAACGAACGCCGCCGCCGCGACCTCGCGGCCCAGATCGAAGCGCTCAAGGCTCAGCTGGCCAACGAGGAGAGCGAGATGGATCTTGTCAACCTGGAAGGCGCTGCCCGCGAGGATCAGCGCACAGCCGCTCGCAACGCGCAGGTCGAAAGCCGTTCGGTCAGGCACGGGCCGAGCTCTACAGTCAACCCGTCGGGATCCAGCAAATGA
- a CDS encoding maleate cis-trans isomerase family protein encodes MTKRTRLGMLTPSSNTALEPITSAMVSDLQNVSAHFSRFKVTEIALSTDALAQFDTSNILRAAELLAHAKVDVIGWNGTSSGWLGFETDVKLCEQITAATGIPATTSMLALNEVLATSKATTLGLVTPYRDDVQAKIIANYETLGIACRGDRHLNLQDNFSFAEVTPAAIETMIREVAREKPDAIAVVCTNMRAAPLVARLELETGIPILDTIATVVWKSLKLAGVDISGVSEWGSLFHKFA; translated from the coding sequence ATGACCAAACGCACCCGCCTCGGCATGCTGACGCCGTCGTCGAACACGGCGCTGGAGCCGATCACCTCGGCGATGGTCTCGGACCTGCAGAACGTCTCCGCGCATTTCTCGCGGTTCAAGGTCACCGAGATCGCGCTCTCCACGGACGCGCTCGCGCAGTTCGATACCTCGAATATCCTGCGCGCCGCGGAGCTGCTGGCGCATGCCAAGGTCGACGTCATCGGCTGGAACGGCACCTCCTCAGGCTGGCTCGGATTCGAGACCGACGTGAAGCTATGCGAGCAGATCACCGCGGCCACCGGCATCCCCGCGACCACCTCGATGCTGGCGCTGAACGAGGTCCTGGCGACGTCGAAGGCCACGACGCTCGGCCTCGTCACGCCCTATCGCGACGACGTCCAGGCGAAGATCATCGCCAACTACGAGACGCTCGGCATCGCCTGCCGCGGCGACCGGCACCTCAATTTGCAGGACAATTTTTCCTTCGCCGAGGTCACGCCGGCCGCGATCGAGACCATGATCCGCGAGGTCGCGCGCGAGAAGCCGGATGCGATCGCGGTGGTGTGCACCAACATGCGGGCCGCGCCGCTGGTCGCGCGCCTGGAGCTCGAGACCGGCATTCCGATTCTCGACACCATCGCCACCGTGGTATGGAAATCGTTGAAACTGGCAGGGGTCGATATCAGCGGCGTCAGCGAGTGGGGCTCGCTGTTTCATAAGTTCGCTTGA
- a CDS encoding glutathionylspermidine synthase family protein: MQRIPCPERDDWRETAAQCGFDFSEPDGERYWDERAYYAFTIAEIELGIEEPTGEIEQMCLELVSRVVDDETLLHRLKIPEASWPLLADSWRRKDGSLYGRLDLSFQGGRAPAKLLEYNADTPTSIFEAAVFQWTWLEQAIERRILPGRADQYNSIHERLIARWRELGDRRPVHLTGLTADAEDATTLAYLADTAAQAGLSTTQLDIADIGWRDDGGGFVDLDGHDIALAFKLYPWEWMFHDAFGAKLANAPTQWLEPPWKAILSNKGILPLLWQMFEGHPNLLPAYFEDDPKAAGLGPSFVRKPIYSREGANVSLVSDGVAVSAQDGPYGAEGFIRQALAPLPDFGGVFPVIGSWLVAHAPCGLSIREDATPITGNRSRFLPHAIL, from the coding sequence ATGCAGCGCATCCCCTGCCCGGAGCGCGACGACTGGCGGGAGACGGCGGCGCAGTGCGGCTTCGACTTCTCCGAACCCGACGGTGAGCGCTACTGGGACGAGCGCGCCTACTACGCGTTCACGATCGCCGAGATCGAGCTGGGCATCGAGGAGCCGACCGGCGAGATCGAGCAGATGTGCCTCGAGCTCGTCAGCCGCGTCGTCGATGACGAGACGCTGCTGCACCGGCTGAAGATCCCGGAGGCGTCATGGCCGCTGCTCGCGGACAGCTGGCGACGCAAGGACGGCAGCCTCTACGGCCGGCTCGACCTCAGCTTTCAAGGCGGCCGCGCGCCGGCCAAGCTGCTCGAATACAACGCCGACACGCCGACCTCGATCTTCGAGGCCGCCGTATTCCAATGGACCTGGCTCGAGCAGGCGATCGAGCGCCGCATCCTCCCCGGCCGTGCGGACCAGTACAACTCGATCCATGAGCGGTTGATCGCGCGTTGGCGTGAACTCGGCGACAGGCGCCCGGTCCATCTGACGGGTCTCACCGCCGACGCCGAGGATGCCACCACCCTGGCCTATCTGGCCGACACCGCAGCACAGGCCGGCTTGTCGACGACACAGCTCGACATCGCCGACATCGGCTGGCGCGACGATGGCGGCGGCTTCGTCGATCTCGATGGCCACGACATCGCGCTCGCGTTCAAGCTCTATCCGTGGGAGTGGATGTTCCACGACGCCTTCGGCGCCAAGCTGGCGAACGCGCCGACGCAATGGCTGGAGCCGCCCTGGAAGGCCATCCTGTCCAACAAGGGCATCCTGCCGCTGCTCTGGCAGATGTTCGAAGGCCATCCCAACCTGCTGCCGGCCTATTTCGAGGACGATCCGAAAGCCGCCGGTCTCGGCCCGAGCTTCGTGCGCAAGCCGATCTACTCGCGCGAAGGCGCCAATGTCAGCCTAGTCTCGGATGGCGTTGCCGTCTCGGCCCAGGACGGGCCCTACGGCGCCGAGGGATTCATCCGCCAGGCGCTGGCGCCGCTGCCGGATTTCGGCGGCGTGTTCCCGGTGATCGGCAGCTGGCTCGTGGCGCATGCGCCCTGCGGCCTCTCGATCCGCGAGGACGCGACCCCGATCACGGGCAACCGCTCGCGCTTTTTGCCGCACGCCATCCTGTAG
- a CDS encoding circadian clock KaiB family protein, protein MMPAPMEQDGYNLRLYVAGQTPKSLAALANLKKLCETHLPGRYTIEVIDLMKDPALAQRDQIVAIPTLIRQLPEPLKRIIGDLSNAEKVLVGLDIAPS, encoded by the coding sequence ATGATGCCCGCCCCGATGGAACAGGATGGCTACAATCTCCGGCTCTATGTGGCTGGCCAGACGCCGAAATCACTGGCGGCTCTCGCCAACCTCAAGAAGCTCTGCGAGACGCATCTGCCGGGTCGCTATACGATCGAGGTGATCGACCTGATGAAGGATCCGGCACTCGCGCAGCGTGATCAGATCGTCGCGATACCGACCCTGATCCGTCAACTCCCCGAACCCCTCAAGCGAATCATCGGCGATCTCTCCAACGCGGAGAAGGTGCTGGTTGGTCTGGACATCGCACCGAGCTGA
- a CDS encoding ABC transporter permease, protein MMALAQLRKLDRYIVPVLVLAGWEAFSRSGALPAALLPAPSTVVWAWADWLVGTDGNTQTYSGHWLADMLASLSRVAAGFAIATLLGVSIGVAIGWSRKIEVVIEPTLQMIRPIPPVSWIPLAIIWFGIANKPAIFLVFLGAFFPILLNTIHGVKTCDRNLIRAGAMVGGSERKLLRYIVVPAAMPSIFAGLRIGIGSAWMLTVTAEMVAVKSGLGYVLWDSYYFLRYDLVLAAMASIGLLGFCSDLAIRFVMARVLHWQRNTTLRGGE, encoded by the coding sequence ATGATGGCGCTCGCCCAGCTGCGCAAGCTCGACCGCTATATCGTGCCGGTGCTCGTGCTCGCCGGCTGGGAAGCATTCTCACGCTCCGGCGCGCTGCCGGCGGCGCTGCTGCCGGCGCCATCGACCGTGGTCTGGGCGTGGGCGGACTGGCTGGTCGGCACCGACGGCAACACCCAGACCTATAGCGGCCATTGGCTGGCCGACATGCTGGCGAGCCTGTCGCGGGTCGCGGCGGGCTTTGCCATCGCCACGCTGCTCGGCGTCTCCATCGGCGTCGCCATCGGCTGGTCGCGCAAGATCGAGGTCGTGATCGAGCCGACGTTGCAGATGATCAGGCCGATCCCGCCGGTGTCGTGGATCCCGCTCGCCATCATCTGGTTCGGCATCGCCAACAAGCCGGCGATCTTCCTGGTGTTCCTCGGCGCGTTCTTCCCGATCCTGCTCAACACCATCCATGGCGTGAAGACCTGCGACCGCAATCTCATCCGCGCCGGCGCGATGGTCGGCGGCAGCGAGCGCAAGCTCTTGCGCTACATCGTCGTGCCGGCGGCGATGCCGAGCATCTTTGCCGGACTGCGCATCGGCATCGGCTCGGCCTGGATGCTGACGGTGACGGCGGAGATGGTTGCGGTCAAGAGTGGCCTCGGCTACGTGCTGTGGGACAGCTACTACTTCCTGCGCTACGATCTGGTGCTGGCGGCGATGGCGAGCATCGGCCTGCTCGGCTTCTGCAGCGACCTCGCCATCCGCTTCGTGATGGCGCGCGTGCTGCACTGGCAGCGCAACACCACTTTGCGCGGCGGAGAGTAG
- a CDS encoding response regulator, which produces MAADTTQLEGLRILVAEDEGLIALELETVLQGFGCEVIGPVSRVAEVLREAERGNLDGALLDVNLRGEQIFAILRQLIALDLKIVITSGYDDATLFPPEFRSLPRLAKPLDEHALRAMCESTFLPR; this is translated from the coding sequence ATGGCGGCAGACACCACTCAGCTCGAAGGCTTGCGGATCCTGGTCGCCGAAGACGAGGGGCTGATCGCGCTTGAGCTCGAGACGGTGCTGCAGGGCTTCGGTTGCGAGGTGATCGGGCCGGTGTCGCGCGTGGCAGAGGTGTTGCGCGAGGCGGAGCGTGGCAACCTCGACGGCGCGCTGCTCGACGTCAATCTGCGCGGCGAGCAGATCTTCGCGATCCTGCGGCAGCTCATCGCACTCGATCTGAAGATCGTCATCACCTCCGGCTATGACGATGCGACCCTGTTCCCGCCGGAGTTCCGGAGCCTGCCGCGGCTGGCCAAACCACTCGACGAGCACGCATTGCGCGCGATGTGCGAAAGCACGTTTCTGCCGCGATGA
- a CDS encoding ABC transporter substrate-binding protein — translation MDVKRFVLPILALLALALPTLSLAEDAPKIKLGYAKCAHCTPMSLTPQFAEGVTIDAVGFNTGTDALTALVSKNIDVAQVTYLHYAIALDKGFDVVAISGQVNGGSAILLGNDLEIAPGDWGALKALIAKYKADGKPFRVAASRGNAQDIHMRGAFAKQGIDINKDVQFINIPNPSDHLQALRRGEVELICTVEPFATQIMQAKAAKFFGFPYDQAAGKLTNLILTRSDVIASNPKALEGVVRAVVKVDAHIAADKPALIEVISKVTGLDKAIATGAVENLDPDPKMYRASALAIATMMRDLKYINSDVSAAVEKNLDYRFLEAATGKPKTELGY, via the coding sequence ATGGATGTGAAACGTTTCGTGCTCCCCATTCTTGCCCTGCTCGCGCTGGCGTTGCCCACGCTCAGCCTTGCCGAGGACGCGCCGAAGATCAAACTCGGCTACGCCAAATGCGCGCATTGCACGCCGATGTCGCTGACGCCGCAGTTTGCGGAAGGCGTCACCATCGACGCGGTGGGATTCAACACCGGCACCGACGCGCTGACCGCGCTGGTCTCGAAGAACATCGACGTCGCCCAGGTCACCTATCTGCATTACGCCATCGCGCTCGACAAAGGCTTCGACGTCGTCGCCATCTCCGGCCAGGTCAATGGCGGCTCGGCGATCCTGCTCGGCAACGATCTCGAGATCGCGCCGGGCGATTGGGGCGCGCTGAAGGCGCTGATCGCGAAGTACAAGGCCGACGGCAAGCCGTTCCGCGTCGCCGCCTCGCGCGGCAATGCGCAGGACATCCACATGCGCGGCGCCTTCGCCAAGCAGGGCATCGACATCAACAAGGACGTGCAGTTCATCAACATCCCGAACCCGTCGGATCATCTGCAGGCGCTGCGCCGCGGCGAGGTCGAGCTGATCTGCACGGTGGAGCCGTTCGCGACCCAGATCATGCAGGCCAAGGCGGCGAAGTTCTTCGGCTTCCCCTATGACCAGGCGGCCGGCAAGCTCACCAACCTGATCCTGACCCGCTCCGACGTCATCGCGTCGAATCCGAAGGCGCTGGAGGGCGTGGTCCGCGCCGTCGTCAAGGTCGACGCGCACATTGCCGCCGACAAGCCCGCGCTGATCGAGGTCATCTCCAAGGTCACTGGCCTCGACAAGGCGATCGCGACCGGCGCCGTCGAGAACCTCGATCCCGATCCGAAGATGTATCGCGCCTCGGCGCTCGCCATCGCCACCATGATGCGCGACCTGAAATACATCAACTCGGACGTGTCAGCCGCGGTCGAGAAGAACCTCGACTACCGCTTCCTGGAAGCCGCCACCGGCAAGCCGAAGACCGAGCTCGGCTACTGA
- a CDS encoding ABC transporter ATP-binding protein: MATIEISHVSKIFTDKKRNADVTALADISLGIARNEFVCLLGPSGCGKSTLLNMIAGFEQPSVGSITVDGERITAPGADRGVVFQHANLMPWLPVWENVAFHLLLAGGQKAERRARAQTYIDMVGLTGFENHYPSELSGGMNQRVGIARALLMNPQVILMDEPFGALDEQTRMDMQTELVRIWQQHQGTIAFVTHGIDEALTLGTHVAVMSARPGRIVEIIPIDLPRPRDITSPQFNALKRHILALLRGERASFQQAGQEERV, encoded by the coding sequence ATGGCGACGATCGAAATTTCGCACGTCTCAAAAATCTTCACCGACAAGAAGCGCAACGCCGACGTGACAGCGCTCGCCGATATCAGCCTCGGCATCGCGCGCAACGAGTTCGTCTGCCTGCTCGGCCCCTCCGGCTGCGGCAAGTCGACCTTGCTCAACATGATCGCCGGCTTCGAGCAGCCGAGCGTGGGCAGCATCACGGTCGATGGTGAGAGGATCACCGCGCCCGGCGCCGATCGCGGCGTCGTGTTCCAGCACGCCAATCTGATGCCGTGGCTGCCGGTGTGGGAGAACGTCGCCTTTCATCTGCTGCTTGCCGGCGGCCAGAAGGCCGAGCGCCGCGCCCGGGCGCAGACCTATATCGACATGGTCGGCCTCACCGGATTCGAGAACCATTATCCTTCGGAGCTGTCCGGCGGCATGAACCAGCGCGTCGGCATCGCCCGGGCGCTGCTGATGAATCCGCAAGTGATCCTGATGGACGAGCCGTTCGGCGCGCTGGACGAGCAGACCCGCATGGACATGCAGACCGAGCTGGTACGAATCTGGCAGCAGCACCAGGGCACGATCGCGTTCGTCACCCACGGGATCGACGAGGCGCTGACCTTGGGCACGCATGTCGCCGTCATGAGCGCGCGGCCGGGGCGCATCGTCGAGATCATCCCGATCGATCTGCCGCGGCCGCGGGATATCACCAGCCCACAGTTCAACGCGCTGAAGCGGCATATTCTCGCGCTGCTGCGCGGCGAGCGGGCGTCATTCCAGCAGGCCGGACAGGAAGAGCGGGTATGA
- a CDS encoding sensor histidine kinase: MTSRDAQQAELRNEAQETVEAIHRGNVDAVVVQGPMGPQVIMLQGADAPYHVLVERMSDGALTLDADGSIVYVNSRLCALTGLGAGELVGRSFASLFAGPVPQQRADDAASDAQLRCNEGGDLPVSVWMRQMVMGGVVATLVTLTDMSIQRRAEEVANAERFARSILEQATDAVVVLALDGRITHASWVAEQFAGRSPVGQLFSEAFALDAESASQQSTLTRFSRESLDQALATKPFHGVEVRLRNQEIAGRSFLLSGGPLVNDAKETVGSIVTLTDITDRKRAEEQQTMLVAELNHRVKNILAIVQSVAGQTLRTSPSLQAFNKAFSGRIQAVSIAHDILTQTRWIGIGFNELLTTVLAAYGVGEGRIVIDGPPVLLEARLVLPLSMVLHELATNASKYGALSVPFGEVTISWRLSDDRRRLVLVWLERGGPVIEGGGSRGFGTKLIDRVVRFDLDGEAVLDFEPAGIRVKLTFALTAETTPEHLPASAVQPD, encoded by the coding sequence GTGACTTCAAGAGACGCGCAGCAGGCCGAGCTCCGTAACGAAGCCCAGGAGACAGTCGAGGCCATTCACCGCGGCAATGTCGATGCCGTGGTGGTCCAAGGCCCGATGGGGCCCCAGGTCATCATGCTGCAGGGCGCGGACGCGCCCTATCATGTCCTGGTCGAACGGATGAGTGACGGTGCCCTGACGCTCGATGCTGATGGCAGCATCGTCTACGTCAACTCCCGGCTCTGTGCGCTCACCGGCCTCGGCGCCGGGGAGCTCGTGGGACGCAGCTTCGCTTCGCTGTTCGCGGGACCCGTGCCGCAGCAACGGGCCGACGACGCCGCGAGCGACGCGCAGCTCCGCTGCAACGAGGGCGGCGATCTGCCGGTCTCGGTCTGGATGCGGCAGATGGTGATGGGCGGCGTCGTGGCCACGCTCGTGACGTTGACCGACATGTCGATCCAGCGCCGGGCCGAAGAGGTCGCCAATGCCGAGCGTTTCGCGCGCTCGATCCTGGAGCAGGCGACCGATGCGGTCGTCGTTCTGGCGCTCGACGGCCGGATCACTCATGCGAGCTGGGTCGCCGAGCAGTTCGCGGGGCGATCCCCTGTCGGACAATTGTTTTCGGAGGCCTTCGCGCTCGACGCCGAGAGCGCCAGCCAGCAGAGCACCTTGACGCGCTTCTCGCGGGAAAGTCTCGATCAGGCGCTGGCGACCAAGCCGTTTCATGGCGTCGAGGTGCGGTTGCGCAACCAGGAGATCGCCGGGCGGTCGTTCCTGCTGTCAGGCGGGCCGCTGGTGAACGATGCCAAGGAAACGGTCGGATCCATCGTCACACTGACCGACATCACCGATCGCAAGCGCGCCGAAGAACAGCAGACGATGCTGGTCGCCGAGCTCAATCACCGCGTCAAGAACATCCTGGCCATCGTGCAATCCGTGGCCGGCCAGACGCTGCGGACCTCGCCCTCGCTGCAGGCCTTCAACAAGGCGTTTTCCGGCCGCATCCAGGCGGTTTCGATCGCGCACGACATCCTGACCCAGACACGATGGATCGGCATCGGGTTCAACGAGCTGCTCACCACCGTACTGGCGGCCTATGGCGTTGGGGAGGGCCGCATCGTCATCGACGGCCCGCCGGTCCTGCTGGAGGCGCGGCTGGTGCTGCCGCTCTCGATGGTGCTGCATGAGCTCGCGACCAACGCGTCGAAATATGGTGCGCTGTCTGTGCCGTTCGGTGAAGTCACGATTTCCTGGCGGCTGAGCGACGATCGCCGCAGGCTGGTGCTGGTCTGGCTGGAGCGCGGCGGGCCTGTGATCGAAGGCGGCGGATCTCGTGGCTTCGGCACCAAGCTGATCGATCGCGTCGTGCGCTTCGACCTCGATGGGGAGGCCGTCCTGGACTTCGAACCCGCTGGAATCCGCGTCAAGCTGACGTTTGCGCTGACGGCAGAGACGACGCCAGAACATCTGCCCGCGTCGGCCGTGCAGCCGGACTAA
- a CDS encoding GntR family transcriptional regulator translates to MTTTAPRPRLKTRFKPARLKLSSDQSTRPLARLSLHDQLVARVREMIIDGELAAGAALPERMLCETFGVSRTPLREAFKILAAEGLIELRPHRTPVVTPIDASEIAEIFDVMVALDAAAGRAAAARATADDIARLDALHAELVALHHAAERAAYFRLNQQIHAEITRLAGNSVLFNMWSTLHASVFRARAVANYDARRWDESLGEHEAFMALLRARDAAGFAQALSDHTRKTGDSVLQMLDQAKLDHTELDQSRDA, encoded by the coding sequence ATGACCACAACCGCACCACGACCCCGATTGAAGACGCGCTTCAAGCCGGCGCGGCTGAAGCTGTCATCCGACCAGTCCACGCGACCGCTGGCGCGGCTGTCGCTGCACGATCAGCTCGTCGCCAGGGTGCGCGAGATGATCATCGACGGCGAACTCGCCGCCGGCGCTGCCCTGCCCGAGCGCATGTTGTGCGAGACCTTCGGCGTGTCGCGCACGCCGCTGCGCGAGGCGTTCAAGATCCTGGCGGCCGAGGGGCTGATCGAGCTGCGGCCGCACCGCACGCCTGTCGTAACGCCGATCGACGCAAGCGAGATCGCGGAGATCTTCGACGTGATGGTCGCGCTCGATGCCGCCGCCGGCCGAGCCGCGGCCGCGCGTGCAACGGCTGACGACATTGCAAGGCTCGACGCCCTGCATGCCGAACTGGTGGCGCTGCATCACGCGGCCGAGCGCGCCGCCTATTTCCGGCTCAACCAGCAGATCCACGCGGAGATCACCAGGCTCGCCGGCAACAGCGTGCTGTTCAACATGTGGAGCACCCTGCATGCGAGCGTGTTTCGCGCCCGTGCGGTCGCCAATTACGACGCGCGCCGCTGGGACGAGTCGCTCGGGGAGCACGAAGCGTTCATGGCTCTGCTGCGAGCCCGCGACGCCGCCGGCTTCGCGCAGGCGCTCAGCGACCATACCCGCAAGACCGGTGACTCCGTGCTGCAGATGCTGGACCAGGCCAAGCTCGATCACACTGAGCTCGATCAGAGCCGGGACGCATAG
- a CDS encoding DUF350 domain-containing protein, whose product MILQSLAGLPAFLVYFCTALFAVTAYLFIYTRVTPYNEFQLIRDNHPSAAIALGLSLLGFTLPLVSAIAHSANVLDCLIWALVALIVQVIVYYLVRIPVPDLAQRIVAGELASAIWLGLASLSAGALNAASMII is encoded by the coding sequence ATGATCCTGCAATCGCTCGCCGGCCTGCCGGCCTTTCTGGTGTATTTCTGTACCGCCTTGTTCGCGGTGACGGCGTACCTGTTCATCTATACCCGCGTCACGCCGTACAATGAATTCCAGCTGATCCGGGACAATCACCCCTCGGCCGCCATTGCGCTGGGCCTCAGCCTGCTCGGCTTCACGCTGCCGCTGGTCAGCGCCATCGCCCATTCGGCCAACGTGCTGGACTGCCTGATCTGGGCGCTGGTGGCGCTGATCGTCCAGGTGATCGTCTATTATCTCGTGCGCATCCCGGTGCCGGACCTCGCCCAGCGCATCGTCGCCGGCGAGTTGGCCTCCGCAATCTGGCTCGGGCTCGCCTCACTCTCCGCCGGCGCGCTCAACGCCGCCTCGATGATCATCTGA